The proteins below come from a single Rosa rugosa chromosome 2, drRosRugo1.1, whole genome shotgun sequence genomic window:
- the LOC133729808 gene encoding uncharacterized protein LOC133729808 produces MAAALECWSSRASTDEDMVEQAVLMRTEDRSEGMKSSSAESSATVAGVKESSAMQKKLQRLSRNVSEAIASLKNSLNLDSATDSQTTSSKIESCRKVVWGSVVRNLTQLYPGSQLPEKLVSNLRKHYDSLPLSYAQAGFEMKEVFLHIKLIEQAAVDDHPAMLIQEVSEHEGQGSVYKLTFACNSLVSRPVMSDALETASICCKKIQIFEKKGCTLGIVLLMVQAGQEKSFRNRVEIALKSAVKKPKLNTVKLPFGLCGCQEESTKGRDMGEMEEDIGEQNYRNGIEISSQKIQLPTPLPTTSVFVSVDEWQTIQSGGDEIGKWLLNSDSLDFVDQIGPNTFKGVYKGKRVGIEKLKGCDKGNSYDFELRRDLLELMTFGNKNILQFYGVCIDENHGLCVVTKLMEGGSVYDLMIKSKKVQTKDVIRIAVDVAEGIKFMNDHGVAYRDLNTQRILLDRNGNACLGDMGIVSACKGVGEATEYETDGYRWLAPEIIAGDPESVSETWMSNVYSFGMVIWEMVTGEAAYSACSPVQAAVGIAACGLRPEIPKDCPQMLRSLMTKCWNNSPSKRPQFSEILSLLLRTNNNVR; encoded by the exons ATGGCGGCAGCGTTGGAGTGCTGGTCGAGCCGGGCGAGTACGGACGAGGACATGGTGGAGCAGGCCGTGCTGATGAGGACGGAGGACAGATCCGAGGGGATGAAGTCGTCGTCGGCGGAGAGCTCGGCCACCGTCGCCGGAGTTAAAGAGTCGTCGGCGATGCAGAAGAAGCTGCAGAGGCTGAGCAGGAACGTGAGCGAGGCGATTGCCTCGCTCAAGAACTCGCTGAATCTTGACTCGGCCACTGACTCGCAAACGACGTCGTCTAAGATCGAGAGCTGTAGGAAGGTAGTGTGGGGAAGCGTGGTGAGGAACCTCACTCAGCTATATCCTGGTAGTCAGTTACCGGAAAAGCTCGTCTCCAATCTTCGCAAGCATTATGATTCTCTTCCCCTCAG TTATGCTCAGGCGGGGTTTGAGATGAAAGAAGTGTTTCTTCATATAAAATTGATAGAGCAGGCAGCGGTGGACGACCACCCTGCAATGTTGATTCAAGAGGTGTCTGAACATGAAGGTCAGGGGTCTGTCTACAAGCTCACATTTGCTTGTAACTCTTTGGTTTCGCGGCCGGTGATGTCGGATGCGCTTGAAACCGCATCCATTTGCTGCAAAAAGATACAGATCTTTGAGAAGAAGGGTTGTACTCTTGGCATTGTTCTACTTATGGTTCAAGCTGGGCAGGAGAAGTCGTTCAGAAACCGGGTTGAAATTGCGTTGAAATCAGCTGTAAAGAAGCCCAAACTCAACACAGTAAAGCTCCCATTTGGGCTGTGTGGGTGTCAGGAAGAAAGTACCAAGGGGAGAGATATGGGAGAGATGGAGGAAGACATTGGTGAACAAAATTATAGAAATGGGATTGAGATTTCGAGTCAAAAGATTCAGCTTCCGACACCCCTACCCACTACGTCAGTCTTTGTGTCTGTAGATGAATGGCAGACAATCCAATCTGGTGGAGATGAGATAGGGAAGTGGCTGTTGAACTCTGATAGTCTTGACTTTGTCGATCAGATTGGACCCAATACGTTTAAGGGAGTTTACAAGGGCAAAAGGGTTGGAATTGAGAAGCTAAAAGGGTGTGACAAGGGGAACTCTTATGACTTTGAGCTCCGAAGAGATCTCTTGGAGCTCATGACGTTTGGGAACAAGAACATTCTGCAATTTTATGGTGTTTGCATTGATGAGAATCATGGGTTGTGCGTTGTGACAAAGTTGATGGAAGGTGGATCCGTATATGACTTGATGATTAAAAGCAAGAAGGTTCAGACTAAGGATGTAATAAGGATTGCCGTTGATGTTGCAGAGGGGATCAAGTTCATGAATGATCATGGCGTTGCATATAGAGACCTCAACACACAGCGTATCTTGTTAGATCGAAATGGGAATGCTTGCTTAGGTGACATGGGTATAGTCTCTGCTTGCAAAGGTGTTGGTGAGGCAACGGAGTATGAAACTGATGGATACCGGTGGCTAGCTCCTGAG ATCATTGCTGGTGATCCAGAAAGTGTTAGTGAGACATGGATGAGTAATGTATATAGTTTCGGGATGGTGATTTGGGAGATGGTGACTGGTGAGGCAGCCTACTCCGCATGTTCACCGGTCCAAGCAGCAGTTGGGATAGCTGCCTGTGGCCTCAGACCTGAGATTCCAAAGGACTGTCCACAAATGCTGAGATCCTTGATGACCAAGTGCTGGAACAACTCCCCCTCAAAGCGTCCTCAATTCTCTGAAATTCTATCACTATTGCTGCGGACCAACAACAATGTAAGGTGA